In one window of Mesotoga sp. UBA6090 DNA:
- a CDS encoding OsmC family protein, with translation MEYSAKRIGKMAFYAKTPSGHDIHMDAKEASGGDGSAPSPMEMVLAALMGCTSMDVVSILSKMKVSDYEYSISANYEYAKEHPKVFTSIELVYHFSGKNLPKDKIEKAVNLSQERYCSVSAMLKNSVDLTMRIEYEGEEN, from the coding sequence ATGGAATACTCTGCTAAGAGGATAGGGAAGATGGCCTTCTACGCAAAAACCCCCTCAGGTCATGACATACATATGGACGCCAAGGAAGCTTCAGGAGGAGATGGTTCGGCACCAAGCCCGATGGAGATGGTTCTGGCTGCATTGATGGGGTGCACGTCGATGGACGTTGTTTCCATACTCTCCAAGATGAAGGTCAGCGACTACGAATACTCGATTTCTGCAAATTATGAGTATGCTAAAGAGCATCCAAAAGTCTTCACAAGCATTGAACTCGTCTACCATTTCTCCGGCAAGAATCTTCCGAAGGACAAGATTGAAAAGGCAGTGAATCTCTCGCAGGAAAGATATTGCTCTGTCTCTGCCATGTTGAAGAACTCGGTAGATCTTACAATGAGGATTGAATATGAGGGTGAAGAGAATTGA